The uncultured Eubacteriales bacterium region AGTAGGAGGAAATGCAATGAAAAGGATTTTGACCCTTGCTCTGGCGTTTGTCTTAGCGTGCTCCCTGGCGGCCTGCGGCGGCGAAACGAAACCAACCGGCACCCCGGCCGGTACACCGGCCGGCACACCGTCCGGCGGCGCGGAGTCCCTGAAGGTGACCTTCATCACCACCGCCGGCGGCCTGGGTGACCGCTCCTTCAACGACAGCACCTGGGTGGGCGTGCAGCGCGCGGGCGAGGAGCTGGGAGTCAGCGTGTCCCTCATCGAGCCCGCCACCGTGGCCGACTTTGGCAGCTCCATCGTGGCCGCGGCCAACAGCGGGGCCAACGTAATCATAGGAATCGGAGCCTCCTGGACCGACGCCTTTGATGAGTACTGCGAAAAGTATCCCGATATCTACTTCTGCGGCCTGAACGCCAGCGCCTCCGCCGATAACCTGATGATGGCGCGGACCGCCGACCACGAGGGCAGTTTCCTGGTCGGAGCGCTGGCTGCCATGATGAGTAAGACTGGGACAATCGGCGCGGTGGGCGGCATGGACGGGGACAATATCAACCGTTTCCTGATTGGCTACGCGGAGGGCGCCGCCTATGTGAACCCGGATATCAAGGTGCTCCAGAGCTACGTGGGCAGTTTCAGCGACCCGGCGAAGGGCAAGGAGTTTGCTTTGCAGCTGATGAACGAGGGCGCTGACATCATCTATCAAGTGGCGGGCGGCACAGGCGAGGGCGTCTTTGAAGCGGCCAAGGAGAACGAGAACCTGTACGCCATCGGCGTCGACGCCGACCAAGACTACATCGTGGAGGGCAAAATACTCACCAGCATGATGAAGAACTGCGACGTGGTAGCCTATACCTTCATTGAGCGCATTTTGAACGGTGAGTTTACTTCGGGCGACGTGGTGTTCGACCTGGATAATAACGGCGTGGGGCTGAGCCCCATGACCTACACCAAGGACCTGATCGGAGAGGGCAATCTGAAAACGCTGGAGGAGATCCGCGAAAAAATTATCTCCGGTGAGATCAAGGTGACCGACCTCTTCGCCCAATAAGGCAGGTACCGTATACAGCCAAACAGCTGGCGCCTGGGGAACTGACAGGCGCCAGCTTTCTATTTGAGAGGAGGAAGGACGTTGGAGCTGGCCTTTGAGATGAAGCATATCACAAAGACATACCCCGACGTGGTGGCCAACGACGATGTCAGCGTATCGGCGGCGAAGGGGAGCGTTCTGTGCGTCATTGGGGAAAACGGCGCAGGAAAAAGCACGCTCATGAATATTCTCTACGGCATGACGGCACCGGACGCGGGGGAGATCCGCCTACACGGCGAGGCGGTGCGCTTCGCCTCCAGCAGGGATGCGATGAAACACAAAGTGGGCATGGTTTTCCAGCATTTTATGCTGGTAGAGGAGCTCACGTGCCTCGAGAACATCATCATCGGCATGGAGCCGGTGACCGGCGGCCTCGTGCTGGACCGGAAACGCGCCCGGACCCAGATAGAGGAGATCATGCGGCAGTACAATATGCACGTGCCGCTGGATACCCCGGCGGGGGAGCTGTGGGTGGGCGTCCAGCAGAAACTGGAGATTTTAAAGACCCTGTACCGGGGCGCGGAGATCATTATTCTGGACGAGCCCACCGCTGTGCTCACGCCCCAGGAGACCCAGGAGCTGTTTGTCAACGTCCGTAAGCTGGCGGAGAAGGGGAAGACCATCATCTTCATCACCCACAAGCTGGACGAGGTAATGCAGACCGCCGACCACATCGTGGTGATGCGGGCGGGCAGGGTGGTCGCTGAGCTGAAGAGCGCAGACACCAACGTGCACGACCTCTCGGTGCACATGGTGGGCAGTGAGATACCACCCATGCGGGAGCGCGCGCAGATACAGCCCCAGGCCGCCTTGCGCCTGAACCGGGTAAGCCATAGGAGGAAAAACGGCGTCTATGCCCTCAAGGATGTGGACATGACCCTCCATAAGGGCGAGATACTGGGTATCGCGGGTATTTCCGGCAACGGTCAGGTAGAGCTGGCGCAGATCGTCAGCGGCCTGACCCTGCCCCACAGCGGCCAGGTGACCCTGGGCGGGGAGGACATTACCGGCCATGACCGGCTCCGGCGCATCCGGGACGGCATCAGCTATATCCCGGAGGACCGGACCACCACCGGCGTCTGCCTGAGCTGGAGTATTGAGGACAACTGCTTTGCGGGGTATCAGGAGAAATTCGTCGGGCGGCTGGGCGTCCTGGACCGCAAAAAGACCGGGGCGCTGGCCATGAGCATGATCGAAAAGTTCCGTGTGAAGACCCCGGGGCGGGACGTGCCCATACGCTCCCTGTCCGGCGGAAATATGCAGAAGGTAGTGGTGGCGCGGGAGACCGGCTTTGGCGCTCAGGTGATTATCGCCGCGGAGCCCAGTCGGGGTGTGGATATCGGGGCCATCTCTACCATCCACAACCACATGATCGCCCTGCGCAACGAGGGCTGCGCCATTTTACTCATTTCTTCCTCTCTTGATGAGATCTTCGCGCTGAGCGACCGCATCGCGGTCATGTTCGAGGGGGAGGTTACCGCCGTGCTGGACCCGAAGACCACCGGCAGGGAGGAGATCGGCCTCTATATGTCGGGTGCAAAACGGCAGGAGAAAGGAGACGCGGTATGACGCAAAAGGAATCCATGCTTCAGCGGCTGCTCCGGCTGTCGGTCAAGCCGCTCATCACCATCGCGGTATCCCTTGCCATCGGCGCGCTCCTCATCCTGAACGCGGGGCAGAACCCGCTTTCGGTCTACGCCATCCTGTTCAAGGGCGCGTTCGGCACAAGCACCGCGTTCCTGGGTACGCTGGGCAAGGCCACGCCCCTCATCTTCACCGGCCTTGCCGCCGCGGTGGCGGCCCAGGTAGGGGTGTTCAACATCGGCATCGAGGGCCAGCTCTATATGGGTGCGCTGGCCGCGGGCGTGGTGGGGGCAAACTGCGGCGCTCTGCCCGCTTTCTTAGCCGTCCCCCTCTGCCTGCTGGCCGCCATGGCTGCCGCCGCGGTCTGGGCCCTCATCCCGGGCCTTCTGAACAACAAGCTGGGCGTCAACATCTTCATCATGTTCTTCATGCTCAACAATATGGCCCAGCTCTTTACCGAGTATCTCTCCAACGGGCCCTTCAAGGGCAACCTGCCCGATGCGGCCACCGGGAAAATGGCGGCCAGCGCCCGGCTGATCCGCTTTTCCCCCTTTGCAGATCTGAGCGTGGGAATCCTGATCGCACTGGCGCTGGTCGCGGTATGCTGGTTCGTGATGAAGAAGACCCGGTTCGGCTATGAGTGCAGCGCTCTGGGCTTGAACTCTCGCTTTAGCGAGTATATCGGCGTCAAGGTGGGGGGTGTCAGCCTGACCGTGCTGCTCATCAGCGCCATGATCGCCGGCCTTGCGGGGGCCGAGCCCGTCATGGGCGCCATGGGCCGGTTCTACGCGAATTTCTCCAACAACCTAGGCTTTACCGGCGTCTCCATCGGGCTTCTGGCCTCCAATAACCCCATGGGGGTGGTGGTCTTCGCGGTATTCTTCGGCGCGCTGACCAACGGCGGATTGCAGATGGCTGCCAGCGCCGGGTTGCCCGGCGACCTCATCAACGTGCTCCAGTCGCTGATGATCATCCTGATTTCGGCAGACTTTATCCTCCGCGCGGCTCGGCCCGGGAAAGCGGCAAGAAAGGGGGCGGTGGGATGAACCTCGTCATTGAACTTGAAAATATGCTGCAAACCACGTTCAACGCCCTTCCCCCCCTTCTCCTGGCGGGCCTGGGCGGAATGATCACCTCCAAGGTGGGCGTTTTGAACCTGGGCCTGGAGGGCATGATGCTGATGGGGGCCTTTGTGGCCATCCTCACCAACTTTTACACAGGCTCCTCCATGTTGGGTCTCCTGGCGGCTCTGCTTTTGGGCTCTCTCATTGGATTTCTCTTCGCTGTGTTCAACATCCGGTTCAGGGTAAACAACATCATTATGAGCGTGGGCATTAATATGCTGGCGGTGGCCGTCACCAAGTATCTGCTTGGCGTCATCTTCGATACCAGCGGCGCGTTCACCTCCAGCAAGGTCGTAAAAATGCCCACGGTATCCATTCCGTTTCTGAAGGGTGTCCCGATTTTGAATACCTTGAGCGGCTTGTCCGTCGTATTCTGGCTGGCCCTTGCAAGCACGTTGGTCCTGGGCGTTATGGTCAATTACACAAGCTGGGGCCTGCGGGTGCGTGCCACAGGGCTCAACGACCTGGCGGTCCATACCGCCGGCGTGGACCCCTCCAGGGTGCGCTATGCCTGCATCACCCTGAGCGGCACGCTCTGCGGCGCCGCCGGGGCGTATCTCTCCACCAGCTATCTCGCCATGTTTACCAACGGCATGACAAACGGCCGCGGCTTTCTGGGGAACATCGCCTCCGTCATGGGGAACCGCACTGCCTTGGGGACCTTCCTGGGCTCGCTCCTCTTCAGCGTCACCGACGGAGCCACCATGAAAATCCAGACCTTCGGGTTTCCCTCCCAGCTCATCCAGCTCATCCCCTATACCGTGGCGTTCGCCGTGGTCATCCTAAACGCACTGATAAAGCGCGCGGGCAAGGCCCGCGCGCGGTAAGAGAGGGTATGAGGTTTATAGGGCCCAGAGGTCGTATAACTGCTGGGCCTGAGAGCGCGTAATGGTAATCTTGCCCGCCGACACGCTGATACCGCCCCGGCTGCGCAGGGTGCTGATGAGGCGGTCCACCGAGCGCACGTCCCTTGAGAGGGCGACGCCAATCTCCTGACGGGTGTCCCAGATTCGCACCGGGCCCTCGTAGCCGGGCTGGTGGCAGCCCTTGGCGTACACGCCGTACAGATAGTGGAGGTAGTAGGCCCCCGACTTCAGGGTGTCCTTTGCGGCGCAGTTAACGTTCAGGGTCCGCACGTCAAAGTGCAGGGACAGCACGCTGTGTATAATGAAGTTATATAGCTCGGGCCGGGAGACCTGCCAGCGCAGGAACTCGGTGCCGGGAATCTGCAGGGCGGCAACCGGAGTCTTCGCGGCCACTGAGGTGACCCTCCGCTCCGGGCTGGAGGCGATGATCTCCTGGATGCCGATAAACTCCCCGGGGACCACCTTCCTGGCGACAAAGAGCCGTCCGTCCTGAGGGTATTCGATGTCGTTGACACAGACCCCCTCCAGGATGAAATAAAGATGCATCCGCCCGATCTCGCCCTCGCGCATCAGGTGCTCTCTGGGCTTGAAGTGGACGATCTCCAGCGGCCGCAGCTCCTCCGGCGGCGTTGGCGTGAGCCACGTGAGAGAAGGATATTTGTTTAGATCCAAAACCATATGGTCCACCGCCCTTTTTGTCAACTTTTTAGAATTATATCATAACCGCGGGTCTTTCACAACGGAGACCGTATCGAACAGAGGAAGGAAACGAACATGACACAAGAGCGACCCAACATCTTGCTCATTACCTGCGACCAATTGCGTCAGGACTTTATCGGCGCGTATGGCTGCGATTTTATAGAGACCCCCAATATTGACCGCCTGGCCCGAGAGGGCTGCACGTTCACCAACGGCTACTCTCCAAATCCCGTCTGTATCCCGGCCCGGCACAATCTGATCACCGGCCTCACCGCCCGGCACCACGGCTTTGACGATAACTATTTCGGCGCTGAGGCCAAGTCCTGCCCGTACCGTCTACCCACCTTTGCGCAGATCTTGAGTGACCACCGCTACGAGACGGTGGCCATCGGCAAAATGCATTTTCAGCCCGAGCGCCGGGCTGCGGGGTTCGACTACTTCTATAACATGGACGAGCTGCCCCGCTCCCGCGAGGAGGACGAGTACGCCCTCTTCCTCAAGGAAAACGGCTACGGGAACCTGCGCAGCGTCCACGGCGTGCGGACCGCGCTCTATATGCAGCCCCAGCGCTCTCTTGTGAAGACCGAGCACCACGGCAGCCACTGGGTTGCCGACCGGGCCATTGATTTTTTCCGGCAGAACCACGGCCGCCCCCCGTTCCTCATGTGGGCCGGTTTCATCCATCCCCATCCCCCCTTCGATGTGCCGGGGGACTGGGCGGACAAGTACAAGGGAAAGATCCCGCCCCCATCCAGAACCAATACGCCCCTGTCCACCCTGGCCAGGGAGAACATCCAGCTCGGGTGCCTGGAGGATGAGGCGGCCCTCAACCGGGCACGGGAGCTCTACGCCGCGGCCATCTCCTTTGTGGACTATAACATCGGCCGCATGCTGGAGGAGCTGGAGCGTCAGGAACTTCTGGACGACACCCTCATCCTCTTTCTGAGCGACCATGGCGAGATGCTGGGGGACCTGGGGACCTTTCAGAAATTCCTGCCCTACGACGCCTCCAGCAAAATCCCCTTCCTCCTCCGCTGGCCCCGGAGGGTAAGCCCGGGCAGCCGGGACGAGCGCTTTGTGGACCTGAACGACGTGCTGCCCACCTTACTGGATGCCGCCGGAGCCGACTACCCCGCCGACTATGACCTGCCGGGGGAGAGCGTTTTGGCACAGTCCGGCGTAAAAAACAGAGCCGTGCAGTACATAGAGCATCAGCGGGGCAGCAAGCGCTGGTGCAGCCTGCGGGATGAGCGGTATAAGTACATCTACTACTACGGCGACCGGGAGCAGCTATTCGACCTCCGGGCCGACCCGGGGGAGACAACCAACCTGCTCTACGGCGGCGCAAGCGCCGAGGCTGGGGAGGCGCGAGACCGCCTGCGTTCCCAGCTCCTCCGCTATGAGGCCCGGTATGGGCTGAAGGGATGCGTCGTAAACGGGGACTTTAAGCCAATGCCGCCCTATGAGCTGACGCCCTATTACGAGACGAATTTCCCCCTCTTCCCCGAGTATGCCGCCCCGGAGGAGCAGGCGGCGCTGGGCAGCTATGCAGACGAGCTGCTGGCAGCCATCCGGCAGGAGCCCACGGTGAAGCTGCGGAGGAACCACACCGCAGAGATTCTGTCTGGCTGGGGTGGGTACAGCGGAGAGGAGATCGATGCGCTCCTGGAGCGGGCGGAGCGTCAGGGCAATTAGCGCACAAAAGACACTCAGAAAAACCCGGAGAGGGGGCGGAAATTGCCGCCCCCTCTCCGGGTTTCCTGTTAAGCCATATCACTTGCGTCCGCCGCGGCCGCCGCCCATACCGCCCCCCATGCCGGTGCTGCCGGTACCCGCAGTGACGGTGGTAAGGAGGGTGCCGTCGCTATAGACCTCGTAGCTCTCACCACTCTGAATGCCGGGGGAGGAGAGGGCCAGATACTGGCTGTCCGCGGCAGACGTGTAGGTGATCAGGACCTGTCCGTCCTTTTTCACCGTGATCTCGCTGCCTGCCGTGACACCTGTGCTTACGAACACATAGCTCTGGGTGGAGCTGCTGCCGGGGGTGGAGCCGGTGCCCGTGCCGCCGTAGACGATGGTGCCGCCGGTGAAGGTAGTGGTGCCGTCGGCGTCGATGGCGCCGTTATCCGACGTGGAGCTGATGATGGCCGCGATTGTGCCGCCGCTGATGGAGACTGTACCGTTGGAGTCGATGCCGTCGCCCCCCGCCAGGAAGGTGATGTCGCCGCCGCTGATGGTGATGCTGTGCGCGCCGCCGGAGCTGAAGCTGTCCTGCCCGAAGGGCCCGGCTCCGCCGCTCTGGTCCGTGCCGCCTGCCGCGTTGAGGGCATCGTCGCTCGTCACCAGGTTCATGGTTCCGCCGGTGATGATGAGGTTCGAACCCTCCAGGCCCTCGTAGGCTTCCGTTATGCTGATGGTTCCCGCGTTCACCGTCAGGTCCCCGTCGGCGTGCACGCCGTCATCACCGGAGGAGAGGGTCAAGGTTCCGCCGTCGATGGTGACGTTGCCGTTTGCGTGGATGCTGTCGTCTGTGCTCTCGATGGTGAAGCTGCCTGCGGTGAAGGTGATGTCGCCTGTGGCCTTAACGCCCTTGTAGCTGTCCGAGGTGCTGTCCGAGGAGGAGGCCGCGCCTGTGGTGATTTTGAACTCCCCGCCCGAGATAGCGATGGAGGTGTCGGCCTGGATGCCGTCATGACCGGCTGTAATATTGAAAGCGCCGCCCTCGATTAAAACCCAGCCCAGAGACGAGTCCTCGGTGTTGTTGGTCTGGATGCCGTCGTTGCCCGCCGTGATGGTCAGGCTGCCGCTCAGGATAGTCACCGAGTCGTTGCCCCGCAGGCCGTGGTTGGCTGCGTTCACCGTGATATCGCCGCTGACTATCAGCAGGTCGTCCTTGGTGCCAATGCCGTTATTGAATCCCGCGTTGACGGTGAGGGAGCCGGTGCCGTTGATGGTCAGGTCGTCCTTGCTGAAGAGTGCCGCGTTGGGCTCCTCGTTTGCGGTGTCGGCGTACTGAAAGGCCGCGCCGCCGTCGGTCAAGGCGTTCTCCGTCCCCTCCGCCAGGGTGACGATCAGCTTGTCGCACTGGGAAGCGTAGATGGCCGCGCCGGTCTTGTTGGTGATGCTTACGCCGTTCAGTACCAGGCGGACCTTGTCCGCGTTGGTGGCCGTGATTACGATCTGCCCGTCGTCCAGGGTGCCGGATAGGACATAGGTGCCCGCCGCTGTGACGGTCACGACGCTGCCGCTGGCTGTCGCACCGTCACCGGAGACCGTTGCGGAGGAGCCGCTCAGGGTGATGCGCGTGTCGGAGTCTGCCCAGGAGGTGTCCATGTCGCTGTCGGAGAGGTCGGCGGAGAGGGGCGCGGTGCTCGGTGTAGAGTCGCTGCCTGCTGTCTCGGTATTGCCTGAGTTCCCCTGGGATTGCGCCGTGCCCAGGGAGGAGGGGGAGGAGGAGGCCGCGCCGGTGGTAGAACACCCCGTTAGGCAAAAGATGAGCAGGGCCGCGGAGAGCGCGGCGCTGATGCCTTTTAATTTCATAGTGATTTCTCCTTTATAATTCGCCCGCGGGCACGCCCAGGACCAGCGTGATGTTCAGGTTCCCGTTGCGGCAGCGCAAGTCGTCGATGAATTCCTTTTCGCTGACACCGTCCCTGGTGGTGACGGCGTAGGAGAGCTCATACAGGCTCCCCAGGTCGGCGGTCTTGATTTTCTGCAGCTTGGAGGACAGAGTGTATTTTTGCAGAACCTCCCCGAAGGCATTTTCAAAGTCCAGGCTCTCGGGGACGGTGATCTTCAGGAGCTTTTCAGTTCCCTTGGCGCTGCCGAACTTCGTGAGCTCCAGGGTGAGCATCACAGCGCACAGCGCCGCCGTGATAGCCGCCGCGTATAGGAGAAAGCCCATGCCGGACGATAACCCCACCGCCATGGTGAAAAGCACATAGGTGATGTCCTTGGCATCCCCCGGCGCGCTGCGAAACCGGATGATGGAGAACGCGCCCGCCAGGGAGAAGGCCCGGGCGACATTGCTGCCCACCAGCAGGATGATGACCGTGACCACAGCGGGGAGCATAACGAGGGTAAGCGCAAAGCTCTGGGACGGACTTCTGGTCTTGTGGGTCTTCGTATACACCAGGCTGATCACGAGCCCCAGGGCAAAGGCGGTGCAGAGCGCGGCCAGCAAGCCGGGGAGGGTGACCGTGGATTCGGTTACCGTGGTGGAAAAAATCGAGTCGAACATATTCTTCATCCTTTCACTGTCAGGCGCTTGCCGCCTCCGCGCGGAGCCGAGCCTCTCTTTGTGGAACAAAGCCGTAGAGGAGAGGCGCCTTGGCGCTCTCCAGCGTCCGACAGTACTCGGCCCCGTATTTGGAAAAGCTGGTGGGGTAGATATTGTACTCCGAGAGGAGCTCACACAGCCACAGGGGGATGCTCCGGGCTACTTTGATCTCCATCAGCCATTGGTCCCGCCCCAGCAAAGGGTCCCCATAGTCCCCGGCCTCCAGGGCCAGATCACAGCGTCGGGTACGGATATTTTTGTCGAAGGACACCCGCAGATCATGCTGGCCGATCCCGAAATACGCCCGCCTGTCGTAGGCGAGGTACAGGGCGGGACGGAGGTCGTTTGCCTCCAGGAGGTACGCAATCTCCCGGAGCACCTGCCGGTTCTGGTAGGGCTGCTCCTCGGGGAGGACGCAGGACTGGAGGAAGGCATACGCCTCGTCCAGCAGGAGAGAGCTGCGCCGCTTGTTCACGAGACCCGCCACCTTCTTCTTGATCTCCACATAGACCTTCGCGTCACCGTCCGGCACGCCGTAGGCCCTAAGCCGCAGTTTTTCCTTGTACGCGGGTTTCTGAAGAGAGGAGCGGATCAGATGACTGTCCGGCGTATCATAATAGAGGTTGGTAATCGTATAGGTCTCATGCTGCCGGTTGTACGCGTCGAGTTCCATGTGGTCGGAGAGCCTGCCCTGAAGTGCGCGGAACGTGTCCCCATCCAGCATGTACTTGTTCTCGTAGCGGTTGAATACCTCGATCGCCATTTTGTTCATCTCCTTCGCGATTTCACGGCTCATCCCTGAGCTCTGTAAACAGATTACCACGCGCGCCCCGGTACATCTCCGAAAAAAGGGAGCGGTTTATACGCAAAACATACGAAAAGGCCCACGGCTTAGCCGCGGGCCTTTTCGTATGTCTCGTTCAGTTGGCGGGAAAGCGCATGGTAAAGCATGTCCCCTTATCACAATTGGCGGTGATAGTTCCGCCGTGCAGCTCCACCACCGACTTGACGATGGCGAGGCCAATACCGTGTTTACCGTCCCGGCCCTTATAAAAGCGTTCAAAGATGTGA contains the following coding sequences:
- a CDS encoding Nucleoside-binding protein; translated protein: MKRILTLALAFVLACSLAACGGETKPTGTPAGTPAGTPSGGAESLKVTFITTAGGLGDRSFNDSTWVGVQRAGEELGVSVSLIEPATVADFGSSIVAAANSGANVIIGIGASWTDAFDEYCEKYPDIYFCGLNASASADNLMMARTADHEGSFLVGALAAMMSKTGTIGAVGGMDGDNINRFLIGYAEGAAYVNPDIKVLQSYVGSFSDPAKGKEFALQLMNEGADIIYQVAGGTGEGVFEAAKENENLYAIGVDADQDYIVEGKILTSMMKNCDVVAYTFIERILNGEFTSGDVVFDLDNNGVGLSPMTYTKDLIGEGNLKTLEEIREKIISGEIKVTDLFAQ
- the yufO gene encoding Uncharacterized ABC transporter ATP-binding protein YufO; this translates as MELAFEMKHITKTYPDVVANDDVSVSAAKGSVLCVIGENGAGKSTLMNILYGMTAPDAGEIRLHGEAVRFASSRDAMKHKVGMVFQHFMLVEELTCLENIIIGMEPVTGGLVLDRKRARTQIEEIMRQYNMHVPLDTPAGELWVGVQQKLEILKTLYRGAEIIILDEPTAVLTPQETQELFVNVRKLAEKGKTIIFITHKLDEVMQTADHIVVMRAGRVVAELKSADTNVHDLSVHMVGSEIPPMRERAQIQPQAALRLNRVSHRRKNGVYALKDVDMTLHKGEILGIAGISGNGQVELAQIVSGLTLPHSGQVTLGGEDITGHDRLRRIRDGISYIPEDRTTTGVCLSWSIEDNCFAGYQEKFVGRLGVLDRKKTGALAMSMIEKFRVKTPGRDVPIRSLSGGNMQKVVVARETGFGAQVIIAAEPSRGVDIGAISTIHNHMIALRNEGCAILLISSSLDEIFALSDRIAVMFEGEVTAVLDPKTTGREEIGLYMSGAKRQEKGDAV
- a CDS encoding putative Uncharacterized ABC transporter permease protein YufP (Evidence 3 : Function proposed based on presence of conserved amino acid motif, structural feature or limited homology), which translates into the protein MTQKESMLQRLLRLSVKPLITIAVSLAIGALLILNAGQNPLSVYAILFKGAFGTSTAFLGTLGKATPLIFTGLAAAVAAQVGVFNIGIEGQLYMGALAAGVVGANCGALPAFLAVPLCLLAAMAAAAVWALIPGLLNNKLGVNIFIMFFMLNNMAQLFTEYLSNGPFKGNLPDAATGKMAASARLIRFSPFADLSVGILIALALVAVCWFVMKKTRFGYECSALGLNSRFSEYIGVKVGGVSLTVLLISAMIAGLAGAEPVMGAMGRFYANFSNNLGFTGVSIGLLASNNPMGVVVFAVFFGALTNGGLQMAASAGLPGDLINVLQSLMIILISADFILRAARPGKAARKGAVG
- a CDS encoding conserved membrane hypothetical protein (Evidence 4 : Homologs of previously reported genes of unknown function), which produces MNLVIELENMLQTTFNALPPLLLAGLGGMITSKVGVLNLGLEGMMLMGAFVAILTNFYTGSSMLGLLAALLLGSLIGFLFAVFNIRFRVNNIIMSVGINMLAVAVTKYLLGVIFDTSGAFTSSKVVKMPTVSIPFLKGVPILNTLSGLSVVFWLALASTLVLGVMVNYTSWGLRVRATGLNDLAVHTAGVDPSRVRYACITLSGTLCGAAGAYLSTSYLAMFTNGMTNGRGFLGNIASVMGNRTALGTFLGSLLFSVTDGATMKIQTFGFPSQLIQLIPYTVAFAVVILNALIKRAGKARAR
- a CDS encoding hypothetical protein (Evidence 5 : No homology to any previously reported sequences) — protein: MVLDLNKYPSLTWLTPTPPEELRPLEIVHFKPREHLMREGEIGRMHLYFILEGVCVNDIEYPQDGRLFVARKVVPGEFIGIQEIIASSPERRVTSVAAKTPVAALQIPGTEFLRWQVSRPELYNFIIHSVLSLHFDVRTLNVNCAAKDTLKSGAYYLHYLYGVYAKGCHQPGYEGPVRIWDTRQEIGVALSRDVRSVDRLISTLRSRGGISVSAGKITITRSQAQQLYDLWAL
- a CDS encoding Arylsulfatase, which codes for MTQERPNILLITCDQLRQDFIGAYGCDFIETPNIDRLAREGCTFTNGYSPNPVCIPARHNLITGLTARHHGFDDNYFGAEAKSCPYRLPTFAQILSDHRYETVAIGKMHFQPERRAAGFDYFYNMDELPRSREEDEYALFLKENGYGNLRSVHGVRTALYMQPQRSLVKTEHHGSHWVADRAIDFFRQNHGRPPFLMWAGFIHPHPPFDVPGDWADKYKGKIPPPSRTNTPLSTLARENIQLGCLEDEAALNRARELYAAAISFVDYNIGRMLEELERQELLDDTLILFLSDHGEMLGDLGTFQKFLPYDASSKIPFLLRWPRRVSPGSRDERFVDLNDVLPTLLDAAGADYPADYDLPGESVLAQSGVKNRAVQYIEHQRGSKRWCSLRDERYKYIYYYGDREQLFDLRADPGETTNLLYGGASAEAGEARDRLRSQLLRYEARYGLKGCVVNGDFKPMPPYELTPYYETNFPLFPEYAAPEEQAALGSYADELLAAIRQEPTVKLRRNHTAEILSGWGGYSGEEIDALLERAERQGN
- a CDS encoding Dockerin type 1 — protein: MKLKGISAALSAALLIFCLTGCSTTGAASSSPSSLGTAQSQGNSGNTETAGSDSTPSTAPLSADLSDSDMDTSWADSDTRITLSGSSATVSGDGATASGSVVTVTAAGTYVLSGTLDDGQIVITATNADKVRLVLNGVSITNKTGAAIYASQCDKLIVTLAEGTENALTDGGAAFQYADTANEEPNAALFSKDDLTINGTGSLTVNAGFNNGIGTKDDLLIVSGDITVNAANHGLRGNDSVTILSGSLTITAGNDGIQTNNTEDSSLGWVLIEGGAFNITAGHDGIQADTSIAISGGEFKITTGAASSSDSTSDSYKGVKATGDITFTAGSFTIESTDDSIHANGNVTIDGGTLTLSSGDDGVHADGDLTVNAGTISITEAYEGLEGSNLIITGGTMNLVTSDDALNAAGGTDQSGGAGPFGQDSFSSGGAHSITISGGDITFLAGGDGIDSNGTVSISGGTIAAIISSTSDNGAIDADGTTTFTGGTIVYGGTGTGSTPGSSSTQSYVFVSTGVTAGSEITVKKDGQVLITYTSAADSQYLALSSPGIQSGESYEVYSDGTLLTTVTAGTGSTGMGGGMGGGRGGRK
- a CDS encoding conserved membrane hypothetical protein (Evidence 4 : Homologs of previously reported genes of unknown function) translates to MFDSIFSTTVTESTVTLPGLLAALCTAFALGLVISLVYTKTHKTRSPSQSFALTLVMLPAVVTVIILLVGSNVARAFSLAGAFSIIRFRSAPGDAKDITYVLFTMAVGLSSGMGFLLYAAAITAALCAVMLTLELTKFGSAKGTEKLLKITVPESLDFENAFGEVLQKYTLSSKLQKIKTADLGSLYELSYAVTTRDGVSEKEFIDDLRCRNGNLNITLVLGVPAGEL
- a CDS encoding VTC domain-containing protein — its product is MAIEVFNRYENKYMLDGDTFRALQGRLSDHMELDAYNRQHETYTITNLYYDTPDSHLIRSSLQKPAYKEKLRLRAYGVPDGDAKVYVEIKKKVAGLVNKRRSSLLLDEAYAFLQSCVLPEEQPYQNRQVLREIAYLLEANDLRPALYLAYDRRAYFGIGQHDLRVSFDKNIRTRRCDLALEAGDYGDPLLGRDQWLMEIKVARSIPLWLCELLSEYNIYPTSFSKYGAEYCRTLESAKAPLLYGFVPQREARLRAEAASA